In the Gossypium raimondii isolate GPD5lz chromosome 9, ASM2569854v1, whole genome shotgun sequence genome, one interval contains:
- the LOC105798573 gene encoding sugar transport protein 8 isoform X2: MDDFLKKFFPAVFEKKHHALENNYCKYDNQFLQLFTSCLYLAALIASFVASKVCSKYGRKLSMQIASIFFIIGVILTAGGINIEMIIFGRIFLGFGVGFANQAVPLFLSEIAPPNLRGALNISFQLFITIGILVSNLINYFTTNVHPHGWRISLGIAGVPALMLCLGSILICETPTSLIERHKVEEGRKVLRKIRGVENVDDEFDSIIHACEMAKQVKDPFRKLMKPVSRPQLVISICLQIFQQFTGINAIMFYAPVLFQTVGFGNDAALLSSVITGLVNVFSTVVSIYVVDRAGRRILLLEACVQMFISQVIIGIILFKELKTTGDNLSKGEAIFVVISVCTFVMGFAWSWGPLGWLIPSEIFPLETRSAGFAFAVSTNMLFTFIIGQAFLSMLCQMQAGIFFFFAAWVIIMGAFTWFLVPETKGVPVDAMVDKVWKQHWFWRSFMIEDDRPDVKVV; encoded by the exons ATGGatgatttcttaaaaaaattctttccaGCTGTGTTTGAAAAGAAACATCATGCACTTGAAAACAATTACTGCAAATACGATAACCAATTCCTCCAGTTGTTCACGTCTTGCTTGTACCTTGCTGCTTTAATAGCTAGTTTTGTAGCTTCAAAGGTGTGCTCAAAATATGGTAGGAAACTCAGCATGCAGATTGCttcaatatttttcataataggCGTGATTTTGACTGCTGGAGGTATCAACATCGAAATGATAATTTTTGGGAGAATTTTTCTCGGCTTTGGTGTTGGGTTTGCCAATCAA gCGGTACCACTCTTCTTATCGGAGATAGCTCCACCTAATCTTCGCGGAGCACTCAACATAAGTTTCCAGCTCTTCATTACAATTGGAATTTTGGTATCCAATCTGATAAACTACTTTACAACAAATGTCCATCCTCATGGATGGAGAATTTCTCTTGGCATTGCTGGTGTCCCTGCTTTGATGCTTTGTTTGGGATCTATACTCATTTGTGAGACTCCAACTAGCCTTATTGAACGTCACAAAGTTGAGGAAGGAAGGAAGGTTCTGAGGAAGATTCGTGGTGTCGAAAATGTTGATGACGagtttgattcaattatacatGCATGTGAGATGGCAAAGCAAGTAAAGGACCCTTTCCGCAAACTAATGAAGCCAGTTAGCCGACCCCAACTAGTAATTTCCATCTGTTTGCAAATTTTCCAGCAATTTACTGGAATCAACGCTATAATGTTCTACGCTCCTGTTCTGTTCCAGACGGTGGGATTTGGGAATGATGCTGCATTGCTTTCATCTGTTATTACTGGCCTTGTCAATGTGTTTAGTACTGTAGTTTCAATATATGTAGTAGATAGGGCTGGCAGGAGAATTCTGCTACTTGAAGCTTGTGTCCAAATGTTCATTTCTCAG GTTATTATTGGCATAATCCTTTTCAAAGAATTGAAAACCACAGGTGACAATCTTTCCAAAGGAGAGGCAATCTTTGTGGTGATCTCGGTGTGTACCTTTGTCATGGGCTTTGCCTGGTCATGGGGGCCTCTTGGTTGGTTAATTCCTAGTGAGATTTTCCCTCTGGAGACCAGATCAGCTGGTTTTGCCTTTGCAGTCAGCACCAACATGCTCTTCACTTTCATCATTGGTCAAGCTTTCCTCTCAATGCTATGCCAGATGCAAGCTggaatctttttcttttttgctgcCTGGGTTATCATAATGGGAGCCTTCACATGGTTCTTGGTGCCTGAGACCAAAGGTGTCCCTGTTGATGCTATGGTTGACAAAGTCTGGAAGCAGCACTGGTTCTGGCGTTCTTTCATGATCGAGGATGACAGGCCCGATGTCAAGGTTGTTTGA
- the LOC105798573 gene encoding sugar transport protein 8 isoform X1: MPAVVVSGSGENQEFEGRITVYVIVCVIIAAFGGLMFGYDIGISGGVTSMDDFLKKFFPAVFEKKHHALENNYCKYDNQFLQLFTSCLYLAALIASFVASKVCSKYGRKLSMQIASIFFIIGVILTAGGINIEMIIFGRIFLGFGVGFANQAVPLFLSEIAPPNLRGALNISFQLFITIGILVSNLINYFTTNVHPHGWRISLGIAGVPALMLCLGSILICETPTSLIERHKVEEGRKVLRKIRGVENVDDEFDSIIHACEMAKQVKDPFRKLMKPVSRPQLVISICLQIFQQFTGINAIMFYAPVLFQTVGFGNDAALLSSVITGLVNVFSTVVSIYVVDRAGRRILLLEACVQMFISQVIIGIILFKELKTTGDNLSKGEAIFVVISVCTFVMGFAWSWGPLGWLIPSEIFPLETRSAGFAFAVSTNMLFTFIIGQAFLSMLCQMQAGIFFFFAAWVIIMGAFTWFLVPETKGVPVDAMVDKVWKQHWFWRSFMIEDDRPDVKVV, from the exons ATGCCGGCAGTCGTAGTAAGCGGCTCTGGTGAGAATCAAGAATTTGAAGGCAGGATAACAGTGTATGTCATAGTTTGTGTGATCATAGCAGCCTTTGGAGGCTTGATGTTTGGATATGATATTGGCATTtcag GTGGAGTAACATCCATGGatgatttcttaaaaaaattctttccaGCTGTGTTTGAAAAGAAACATCATGCACTTGAAAACAATTACTGCAAATACGATAACCAATTCCTCCAGTTGTTCACGTCTTGCTTGTACCTTGCTGCTTTAATAGCTAGTTTTGTAGCTTCAAAGGTGTGCTCAAAATATGGTAGGAAACTCAGCATGCAGATTGCttcaatatttttcataataggCGTGATTTTGACTGCTGGAGGTATCAACATCGAAATGATAATTTTTGGGAGAATTTTTCTCGGCTTTGGTGTTGGGTTTGCCAATCAA gCGGTACCACTCTTCTTATCGGAGATAGCTCCACCTAATCTTCGCGGAGCACTCAACATAAGTTTCCAGCTCTTCATTACAATTGGAATTTTGGTATCCAATCTGATAAACTACTTTACAACAAATGTCCATCCTCATGGATGGAGAATTTCTCTTGGCATTGCTGGTGTCCCTGCTTTGATGCTTTGTTTGGGATCTATACTCATTTGTGAGACTCCAACTAGCCTTATTGAACGTCACAAAGTTGAGGAAGGAAGGAAGGTTCTGAGGAAGATTCGTGGTGTCGAAAATGTTGATGACGagtttgattcaattatacatGCATGTGAGATGGCAAAGCAAGTAAAGGACCCTTTCCGCAAACTAATGAAGCCAGTTAGCCGACCCCAACTAGTAATTTCCATCTGTTTGCAAATTTTCCAGCAATTTACTGGAATCAACGCTATAATGTTCTACGCTCCTGTTCTGTTCCAGACGGTGGGATTTGGGAATGATGCTGCATTGCTTTCATCTGTTATTACTGGCCTTGTCAATGTGTTTAGTACTGTAGTTTCAATATATGTAGTAGATAGGGCTGGCAGGAGAATTCTGCTACTTGAAGCTTGTGTCCAAATGTTCATTTCTCAG GTTATTATTGGCATAATCCTTTTCAAAGAATTGAAAACCACAGGTGACAATCTTTCCAAAGGAGAGGCAATCTTTGTGGTGATCTCGGTGTGTACCTTTGTCATGGGCTTTGCCTGGTCATGGGGGCCTCTTGGTTGGTTAATTCCTAGTGAGATTTTCCCTCTGGAGACCAGATCAGCTGGTTTTGCCTTTGCAGTCAGCACCAACATGCTCTTCACTTTCATCATTGGTCAAGCTTTCCTCTCAATGCTATGCCAGATGCAAGCTggaatctttttcttttttgctgcCTGGGTTATCATAATGGGAGCCTTCACATGGTTCTTGGTGCCTGAGACCAAAGGTGTCCCTGTTGATGCTATGGTTGACAAAGTCTGGAAGCAGCACTGGTTCTGGCGTTCTTTCATGATCGAGGATGACAGGCCCGATGTCAAGGTTGTTTGA